The Erigeron canadensis isolate Cc75 chromosome 4, C_canadensis_v1, whole genome shotgun sequence genome window below encodes:
- the LOC122595571 gene encoding protein ESMERALDA 1 isoform X1: MHAKNRLPNSGHNTPSPPSSPLRSPRLRHNRAGKSGSTGKFALGSVSNRSVAQRVAWIVLSVLLRRQGVFLFAPLLYISGMLFYMGTVSFDVVPDVIRAARRAPGSVYRSPELYNKLRHEMDADNSTSDAMSTIWKHAKSADWKPCINKASGGLPESNGYIYVEANGGLNQQRTSICNAVAVAGYLNATLVIPNFHFHSIWRDPSKFNDIYDEEFFVKTLESHVRVVDTVPGYLMERFDRNLTNVFNFRIKAWAPIQYYKDTVLPRLLEEKFIRISPFANRLSFDAPPEVQRLRCLANYEALRFSTPLLTMGETLVSRMKERSANNGGKYISVHLRFEEDMVAFSCCVYDGGSKEREDMIAARERGWKGKFTKPGRVIKPGAIRVNGKCPLTPLEVGLMLRGMGFDKSTSIFLASGRIYDSERHMAPLLEMFPLLQTKEMLASAEELSPFMNYSSRMAAIDYTVCLHSEVFVTTQGGNFPHFLLGHRRYLFNGHSKTIRPDKRKLAVYFDNPKIGWKTFKRHMLSMRAHSDSKGIELKRPNDSIYSFPCPNCMCHANKTEDSRAASAA; the protein is encoded by the exons ATGCACGCTAAAAACCGCCTCCCTAACAGCGGACACAACACACCGTCACCGCCTTCATCACCACTCCGATCACCACGTCTCCGTCATAACCGCGCCGGAAAATCAGGTTCCACCGGAAAATTCGCTCTCGGCAGCGTATCTAACCGTTCAGTTGCACAAcgtgttgcgtggatcgtattATCTGTACTTTTAAGGCGGCAAGGAGTGTTTTTATTCGCTCCGTTGCTATATATATCAGGTATGTTGTTTTATATGGGAACGGTGTCGTTTGATGTTGTTCCTGATGTAATTAGAGCAGCTAGAAGAGCTCCGGGATCGGTTTATAGAAGTCCTGAACTTTATAATAAGCTCCGTCATGAAATGGATGCTGATAATTCGACTTCCGATGCG ATGTCAACCATATGGAAACATGCTAAGAGTGCAGACTGGAAGCCTTGTATAAACAAAGCTTCAGGAG GGTTGCCGGAGTCGAATGGTTACATATATGTTGAGGCAAATGGTGGCTTAAATCAGCAGAGGACTTCG ATTTGCAATGCAGTTGCTGTGGCTGGATATCTCAATGCAACACTTGTCATTcccaattttcattttcatagtATCTGGAGAGATCCTAG CAAATTCAATGACATATACGATGAAGAGTTTTTTGTTAAAACTTTGGAAAGTCATGTGCGGGTGGTTGACACAGTACCAGGATACCTAATGGAAAGATTTGACCGCAATTTGACCAATGTATTCAACTTCAGAATAAAGGCCTGGGCACCAATTCAGTACTACAAGGATACAGTTCTTCCAAGGCTGCTTGAAGAAAA GTTCATACGGATTTCTCCATTTGCAAATAGATTATCTTTTGATGCTCCTCCCGAGGTCCAACGACTTCGATGTTTGGCAAATTATGAAGCTTTAAGGTTTTCCACTCCTTTATTGACAATGGGTGAAACATTAGTTTCAAGAATGAAAGAACGTAGTGCGAATAATGGTGGCAAGTACATTTCTGTTCATCTACGCTTTGAGGAG GACATGGTTGCTTTTTCTTGCTGTGTATATGATGGAGGATCGAAAGAGCGGGAAGATATGATAGCTGCAAGGGAGAGGGGTTGGAAAGGTAAATTTACAAAGCCTGGTAGAGTTATAAAACCTGGAGCCATTAGAGTAAATGGAAAATGTCCCCTCACACCTTTAGAG GTTGGCTTGATGCTTAGAGGAATGGGATTTGATAAAAGTACATCTATATTTCTAGCCTCTGGAAGGATATATGACTCCGAGAGGCATATGGCTCCTCTTCTAGAAATGTTTCCTCTTTTGCAAACCAAGGAGATGCTTGCATCTGCTGAGGAACTTTCCCCATTTATG AACTATTCTTCCAGGATGGCTGCTATAGATTACACCGTATGTCTTCATAGTGAAGTGTTTGTGACTACTCAAGGGGGAAACTTCCCTCATTTTTTGCTGGGCCATAGAAGATATCTGTTTAATGGACATTCCAAAACAATCAGACCTGACAAACGGAAGTTGGCAGTATATTTCGATAACCCCAAGATCGG CTGGAAAACATTCAAAAGGCACATGTTAAGCATGCGAGCCCATAGTGACTCTAAAGGAATTGAACTGAAAAGGCCAAATGACTCCATATATTCATTCCCATGTCCCAATTGCATGTGCCATGCAAATAAAACCGAAGATTCAAGAGCAGCATCCGCAGCATGA
- the LOC122595571 gene encoding protein ESMERALDA 1 isoform X2, which yields MSTIWKHAKSADWKPCINKASGGLPESNGYIYVEANGGLNQQRTSICNAVAVAGYLNATLVIPNFHFHSIWRDPSKFNDIYDEEFFVKTLESHVRVVDTVPGYLMERFDRNLTNVFNFRIKAWAPIQYYKDTVLPRLLEEKFIRISPFANRLSFDAPPEVQRLRCLANYEALRFSTPLLTMGETLVSRMKERSANNGGKYISVHLRFEEDMVAFSCCVYDGGSKEREDMIAARERGWKGKFTKPGRVIKPGAIRVNGKCPLTPLEVGLMLRGMGFDKSTSIFLASGRIYDSERHMAPLLEMFPLLQTKEMLASAEELSPFMNYSSRMAAIDYTVCLHSEVFVTTQGGNFPHFLLGHRRYLFNGHSKTIRPDKRKLAVYFDNPKIGWKTFKRHMLSMRAHSDSKGIELKRPNDSIYSFPCPNCMCHANKTEDSRAASAA from the exons ATGTCAACCATATGGAAACATGCTAAGAGTGCAGACTGGAAGCCTTGTATAAACAAAGCTTCAGGAG GGTTGCCGGAGTCGAATGGTTACATATATGTTGAGGCAAATGGTGGCTTAAATCAGCAGAGGACTTCG ATTTGCAATGCAGTTGCTGTGGCTGGATATCTCAATGCAACACTTGTCATTcccaattttcattttcatagtATCTGGAGAGATCCTAG CAAATTCAATGACATATACGATGAAGAGTTTTTTGTTAAAACTTTGGAAAGTCATGTGCGGGTGGTTGACACAGTACCAGGATACCTAATGGAAAGATTTGACCGCAATTTGACCAATGTATTCAACTTCAGAATAAAGGCCTGGGCACCAATTCAGTACTACAAGGATACAGTTCTTCCAAGGCTGCTTGAAGAAAA GTTCATACGGATTTCTCCATTTGCAAATAGATTATCTTTTGATGCTCCTCCCGAGGTCCAACGACTTCGATGTTTGGCAAATTATGAAGCTTTAAGGTTTTCCACTCCTTTATTGACAATGGGTGAAACATTAGTTTCAAGAATGAAAGAACGTAGTGCGAATAATGGTGGCAAGTACATTTCTGTTCATCTACGCTTTGAGGAG GACATGGTTGCTTTTTCTTGCTGTGTATATGATGGAGGATCGAAAGAGCGGGAAGATATGATAGCTGCAAGGGAGAGGGGTTGGAAAGGTAAATTTACAAAGCCTGGTAGAGTTATAAAACCTGGAGCCATTAGAGTAAATGGAAAATGTCCCCTCACACCTTTAGAG GTTGGCTTGATGCTTAGAGGAATGGGATTTGATAAAAGTACATCTATATTTCTAGCCTCTGGAAGGATATATGACTCCGAGAGGCATATGGCTCCTCTTCTAGAAATGTTTCCTCTTTTGCAAACCAAGGAGATGCTTGCATCTGCTGAGGAACTTTCCCCATTTATG AACTATTCTTCCAGGATGGCTGCTATAGATTACACCGTATGTCTTCATAGTGAAGTGTTTGTGACTACTCAAGGGGGAAACTTCCCTCATTTTTTGCTGGGCCATAGAAGATATCTGTTTAATGGACATTCCAAAACAATCAGACCTGACAAACGGAAGTTGGCAGTATATTTCGATAACCCCAAGATCGG CTGGAAAACATTCAAAAGGCACATGTTAAGCATGCGAGCCCATAGTGACTCTAAAGGAATTGAACTGAAAAGGCCAAATGACTCCATATATTCATTCCCATGTCCCAATTGCATGTGCCATGCAAATAAAACCGAAGATTCAAGAGCAGCATCCGCAGCATGA
- the LOC122597384 gene encoding F-box protein CPR1-like, translating into MDVCYIPLELQIEIIKRLPIKTLIRFRLVSKPWKSIIESSDFIADYNIHTHHYNHQQLLVSLYDTDYAYTFDDDNSFPQHKSCLIPSLLNDKPFTYKMIGSSQGLFAIYRYHEHNKRDVVIWNPSIRKCVEIPIPNVLQTVVGFGVCNTTDPIILKIDFISIPWQVELFKLSTRKWRRLSNTCFLSGKSFHFHQKAVVTERFIYWIGFYNTRFVFKKLILSFDMINEKFAEISLPPSLRDASLQNLNLSKLRESLVLLETIHTRKRTEYEVWMMMEEDGVRNMFKKLYTVKAPDASIERVLGFRKNGQPIIQLQNPFKHELLVYEPDSELFNRIGIDGYGYQCFAGSYMGTLHLLDQ; encoded by the coding sequence ATGGATGTTTGCTACATACCTTTGGAATTACAAATAGAAATAATCAAAAGGCTTCCTATAAAAACATTGATTAGATTCAGATTAGTTTCAAAGCCTTGGAAATCCATCATTGAAAGCTCTGACTTTATCGCTGATTACAACATCCACACTCATCATTATAATCACCAACAGTTACTTGTAAGTTTGTATGATACGGATTACGCATATACGTTCGATGATGATAATAGTTTCCCTCAACACAAGTCCTGCCTTATTCCTTCCCTATTAAATGATAAACCATTCACCTATAAGATGATCGGTTCCTCGCAAGGCTTGTTTGCAATTTACAGGTATCATGAACACAATAAACGAGATGTTGTTATTTGGAATCCGTCAATTAGGAAATGTGTTGAGATACCCATCCCTAATGTGTTACAAACTGTTGTTGGTTTCGGTGTTTGTAATACAACTGACCCTATAATTCTCAAGATTGATTTCATTAGCATTCCGTGGCAGGTAGAGCTTTTTAAGTTGAGCACAAGGAAGTGGAGACGTTTGTCTAATACTTGTTTTCTGTCTGGTAAATCATTTCACTTTCATCAGAAAGCGGTAGTAACAGAGAGATTCATCTATTGGATTGGTTTTTATAATACTcggtttgtttttaaaaaactgATTTTGTCATTTGATATGATCAATGAAAAGTTTGCTGAAATATCCCTCCCACCTAGTCTACGAGATGCCtctcttcaaaatttgaatttatcCAAGCTTAGGGAGTCTCTTGTTCTGCTTGAAACCATACACACAAGGAAAAGAACAGAATACGAGGTATGGATGATGATGGAGGAGGATGGTGTTCGAAACAtgtttaaaaaactatatactGTCAAGGCGCCGGACGCTTCAATAGAAAGGGTACTTGGATTCAGGAAAAATGGCCAACCTATAATTCAATTGCAAAATCCTTTTAAACATGAGCTTCTCGTTTATGAACCGGACTCGGAGCTCTTTAATCGGATTGGCATTGATGGATATGGTTATCAATGCTTTGCAGGCTCATACATGGGAACCCTACATTTGCTTGATCAATGA